One window of Cyanobacterium stanieri LEGE 03274 genomic DNA carries:
- a CDS encoding ABC transporter permease, with translation MTQTIDNQKYQAILAPNSENITFDSNGLNDFLQETFALTKRLFIQLQRRPSTLVAGVIQPFMWLILFGALFYNAPQSLFGDDFSYGQFLAPGIIVFTAFSGALNAGLPIMFDREFGFLNRLLVAPLASRFSIVAASTIYIISLSLIQTAVIITASAFIGAGLPSFAGLSAIALITFLIVLGVTGLSLGLAFALPGHIELLAVIFVINLPLLFASTALAPMAFMANWLQIIASLNPLTYAIEPIRYIYQNGDWNLASIVVNTPWTEINFGVVLLLLCAFDALILLAIKPLLSRRFA, from the coding sequence ATGACTCAGACTATAGATAATCAAAAATATCAGGCAATTTTAGCTCCTAATTCTGAAAATATTACCTTTGATAGTAATGGCTTAAATGATTTTTTGCAGGAAACTTTTGCCCTGACTAAGCGTCTTTTCATTCAGTTACAGCGTCGTCCTTCTACCCTTGTGGCGGGGGTTATTCAACCTTTTATGTGGTTAATTTTATTTGGTGCTTTGTTTTATAATGCCCCTCAAAGTTTATTTGGTGATGATTTTAGTTATGGGCAGTTTTTAGCCCCCGGCATCATCGTTTTTACGGCTTTTTCTGGGGCTTTGAATGCTGGTTTACCCATTATGTTTGATCGAGAATTTGGCTTTTTAAATCGGCTATTAGTCGCCCCCCTAGCCTCTCGATTTTCCATTGTGGCCGCTTCGACTATCTATATTATTAGTCTTAGTTTGATTCAAACCGCTGTAATTATTACCGCCAGTGCTTTTATTGGGGCTGGTTTACCTAGTTTTGCTGGGCTAAGTGCGATCGCTCTTATCACCTTTTTGATCGTCTTAGGAGTAACAGGATTAAGTCTAGGACTAGCTTTTGCCCTACCCGGACATATCGAATTACTCGCCGTAATATTTGTAATTAATCTACCCCTATTATTTGCCAGTACAGCCCTCGCCCCCATGGCATTCATGGCAAACTGGTTACAAATCATCGCCAGTCTAAACCCCCTAACCTATGCTATCGAACCCATCCGCTATATTTATCAAAATGGTGATTGGAACTTAGCTAGTATAGTGGTTAATACCCCTTGGACAGAAATTAACTTCGGCGTTGTACTACTGCTACTCTGTGCCTTTGATGCTCTCATTCTTCTGGCCATTAAACCCCTATTAAGCCGTCGTTTTGCTTAA
- a CDS encoding chromate transporter, giving the protein MNSESNSHSKATDLKELAMVFFRLGAIAFGGPAAHIAMMDEEIVQKRKWITRERLLDLLGVTNLIPGPNSTELAINIGFDRGGWKGLIVAGSAFIFPAMVIVWILAYIYVQYQALPQAQWLLYGIKPVIVAIILQALWKLGKKAVKDNVTKVTGILAVVAFFFNINEILILLIVGLGVMVYKERHRFNFRNAWVAPMTISPFLAQTNVSESVTSPSGWGVFLFFLKVGFFLYGSGYVLLAFLQNQLVEQNQWLTSEQLIDAIAIGQFTPGPILTTATFIGYLLAGNMGAVAATVGIFLPSFLVVLIINPWVDKLRNSPLTASLLDGVNVASLGLMAGVTYILGTEAIVDGITVTMAITATFLVFRYKFNSLWLILAGALIGLVVNLL; this is encoded by the coding sequence ATGAACTCTGAATCTAATTCCCATAGTAAAGCCACTGATCTCAAAGAGTTAGCCATGGTTTTTTTTCGTTTAGGTGCGATCGCCTTCGGGGGCCCTGCGGCACATATTGCCATGATGGATGAGGAAATTGTTCAGAAAAGAAAATGGATTACTAGGGAAAGATTATTGGATTTATTAGGAGTTACTAATTTAATCCCCGGCCCTAATTCCACGGAGTTAGCCATTAATATTGGTTTTGATAGGGGAGGCTGGAAAGGTTTGATTGTGGCGGGTTCGGCTTTTATTTTTCCTGCCATGGTCATTGTCTGGATTTTGGCTTATATTTATGTACAGTATCAAGCCCTACCCCAAGCTCAATGGTTATTGTATGGCATCAAACCTGTGATTGTGGCGATTATTCTTCAGGCACTGTGGAAGTTAGGCAAAAAAGCCGTTAAGGATAATGTGACGAAGGTGACGGGAATTTTGGCGGTGGTGGCCTTTTTTTTTAATATCAACGAAATTCTGATTTTATTAATTGTGGGCTTGGGGGTAATGGTTTATAAGGAAAGACATCGCTTTAATTTTCGTAATGCTTGGGTAGCACCGATGACAATTTCTCCTTTTCTCGCCCAAACTAATGTTAGTGAAAGTGTTACTTCTCCTTCTGGATGGGGGGTGTTTTTATTTTTCCTCAAGGTAGGCTTTTTTTTATATGGTAGTGGCTATGTGTTATTGGCTTTTTTACAAAATCAATTAGTAGAACAAAATCAGTGGCTTACCTCTGAGCAGTTGATAGATGCCATCGCCATTGGGCAATTTACCCCAGGACCTATTTTAACTACGGCAACTTTTATCGGTTATCTTTTGGCAGGAAATATGGGCGCTGTGGCCGCCACTGTGGGCATTTTTTTACCTAGTTTTCTGGTTGTTTTAATTATTAATCCTTGGGTTGACAAATTGAGAAATTCGCCCCTTACTGCTTCTCTCCTAGATGGAGTAAATGTGGCATCCTTGGGATTGATGGCAGGGGTAACTTATATTTTGGGTACAGAGGCGATCGTTGATGGGATTACTGTTACCATGGCAATAACTGCGACTTTCTTGGTATTTCGTTATAAATTTAATTCCCTGTGGTTAATTTTGGCAGGGGCATTAATTGGATTAGTGGTTAATTTACTCTGA
- the moeB gene encoding molybdopterin-synthase adenylyltransferase MoeB, which translates to MLNPNLDSIELNKDEYERYARHIILPEVGLEGQKRLKAASVLCIGTGGLGSPLLLYLAASGIGRIGIVDFDVVDHSNLQRQVIHGTSWVGKPKIESAKNRILEINPTCQVDLYETRLSSENALKILEPYDVIIDGTDNFPTRYLTNDACVLLNKPNVYGSIFRFEGQATVFNYEGGPNYRDLYPEPPPPGMVPSCAEGGVLGVLCGIIGTIQATEAIKIILGVDPAKTLSGRLLLYDAMGMKFRELRLRPNPVRPVIEKLIDYEQFCGIPQAAAQASESEAELQEMTVTQLKELLDSDADDYVLIDVRNPNEYQIAKIPNATLIPLPDIEDGDGVAKVKELMGDKRLIAHCKLGGRSAKALNILKEAGIEGINVKGGIAAWSEEVDSSVPQY; encoded by the coding sequence ATGCTCAATCCTAATTTAGACTCTATAGAACTGAATAAAGATGAGTACGAACGCTATGCACGACACATCATTTTGCCCGAAGTCGGATTGGAAGGGCAAAAACGTCTCAAAGCAGCGAGTGTACTCTGTATAGGCACGGGGGGATTAGGTTCACCCCTTTTATTATATTTAGCCGCCTCCGGTATTGGGCGGATTGGTATAGTAGATTTTGACGTAGTCGATCATTCCAACCTCCAAAGACAAGTAATTCACGGTACTTCATGGGTAGGTAAACCCAAAATTGAATCCGCCAAAAATCGTATTTTAGAAATTAACCCCACCTGTCAGGTGGACTTGTACGAAACCCGTCTTAGCTCAGAAAATGCCCTCAAAATTCTTGAACCCTACGACGTAATCATTGACGGTACAGATAATTTCCCCACCCGTTACCTCACCAACGATGCCTGTGTATTGTTAAATAAACCCAACGTTTACGGCTCTATTTTCCGTTTTGAAGGACAAGCCACCGTATTTAACTATGAGGGAGGCCCCAACTACCGTGACTTATATCCCGAACCCCCACCGCCGGGGATGGTTCCTTCCTGTGCCGAAGGAGGAGTTTTAGGGGTTTTATGTGGTATTATCGGTACAATCCAAGCCACCGAAGCCATTAAAATTATTTTAGGGGTCGATCCTGCCAAAACCTTAAGTGGTAGATTATTACTCTATGATGCCATGGGCATGAAATTTAGGGAATTAAGATTACGTCCTAATCCTGTGCGCCCCGTCATTGAAAAACTCATTGACTATGAACAATTTTGTGGTATTCCCCAAGCAGCAGCCCAAGCCAGTGAAAGCGAAGCTGAGTTACAGGAAATGACCGTAACCCAGTTAAAAGAGTTATTGGATAGTGATGCCGATGATTATGTATTAATTGATGTACGTAATCCTAACGAGTATCAAATCGCTAAAATTCCCAATGCAACCTTAATTCCTTTACCTGACATTGAAGATGGTGACGGAGTAGCAAAAGTTAAGGAGTTGATGGGAGATAAACGTTTAATTGCCCATTGTAAATTGGGTGGACGCTCTGCCAAGGCTCTTAATATCCTCAAAGAAGCAGGAATTGAGGGAATTAATGTGAAAGGCGGTATTGCGGCTTGGAGTGAAGAAGTTGATTCTTCCGTACCTCAATATTAA